The following DNA comes from Paenibacillus crassostreae.
TCTTGCAAATGTTTCAAGGCCACACTAATTGGACTTTCACCCAAAAAGGGTAAGGTCCCCGTTAACATTTGATATAATACAATCCCTAGTGAATATAAATCCGACTTCTCACCTGTTAACACACCCTTAGCATGTTCCGGGGAGAAATAATGAACAGAGCCAAGAACAGAACCCGTCTGAGTAATCGTTGTTGAGGTTACCGCTCGCGCAATACCAAAATCCGTTACCTTTACACGACCATTACGACCAATAAGAATATTATGAGGCTTAATGTCTCTATGGATGATTTGATTCTGATGTGCGTGATCGAGTGCATCACAGATTTGTGCGGTGATCCGTATAGATTCTTCCACTTGTAATGGTGCACGATCCTGAATAATCTCATTCAAATTAAATCCTTCTATATATTCCATAACGATATAATGAATATCATCTTCTTGTCCCACATCATAAATACTCACGACATTCGGATGTGATAAAGATGCTGCAGATTGCGCTTCTCGACGGAAACGTCGAATAAACTCTTCATCATCCACGAACTGTTGGCGCAATACTTTAATGGCAACGTTCCGACCCAACAAAATATCATGGGCTTTATATACGAGTGCCATGCCACCTCCGCCGATTCGCTCTATAATTTCATAACGACCGCCCAATTCGTGTCCGATCATGAATCCCACTCCTTTACACTTGCCAATACGACATCATTTTGAAGTTCAAAGAGGGCGATCGTAATATTATCGTCGCCTCCCGCGAGAAGTGCTAGTTGTAATAGACGATCCGCACGTTCTGCAAGTGTCACTTCCTGCATTCCTACGATTTGGCCCAAGTGCTGATTACTCACCATATTAGTAAGACCATCGCTACATAGAAACAGAACTTCCTGAGGTCCAAGTGTAACTGAATCAACATCAACGGTTACTTCGATATCCGTTCCCACAGCTTTAGTAAGAACATTACGTCTCGGATGAGTATCTAATTCTGCTTCTGTGATCTGTCCATTCTTATACAATTCATTAACTAGCGTATGATCTTCAGTTAGCTGAATAGCTTTACATTCAGCAACTTTATATGCTCGGCTATCCCCAACATGTCCAATCCAACCCTGGGTTCCATTCATTAATAACACAACAGCCGTTGTGCCCATATTATGATACTGTTCGTTATTCGCAGCTTCATGATAAATAACATCATTCGCACGTAGAATAGCATCACTGAGAGCGGCTTGTAATGCTTCTGAGGACATCCCCTTTTCAAGAGCAGATAGATCCGCTAATATCGTTTCGACAGCAAACTGGCTTGCTTTTTCACCAGCTTGATGTCCACCCATTCCATCTGCAACGATCCCAAGCGTATAACCTGAGTCTGTATTACACACCTGAACAGAATCTTCGTTGATAGATCGAACGTTTCCAATATGGCTAACCTGAACATAATTGATCACAGTTATCTCACCTCAACTCCATATGCTTAGCCCGTAGCTGTCCACAGGCGGCCGCAATATCATGGCCTTGTTCACGGCGAATGGTTACATTCACTCCGTTATCTGCAAGAATCCTTTGAAACTGAAAAATATCATTACGCGATGTACGAACGTATTTACGTTCAGGTACATGGTTGACTGGAATGAGATTCACATGGCATAACATATCTTTAATAACATCTGCTAGTTCCTGAGCATGTTCCGGTTGATCGTTAACGCCACCAATTAAGGCATACTCGAATGAAATTCTCCGTCCCGTTTTGGCAAGATAATATCTTAATGATTCCATAACATCTGCAAAAGGAAAACGACGGTTGACCGGCATTAACTTAGAGCGTAAGGCATCATTAGGTGCATGTATTGAAATAGCAAGATTAATCTGTGTGTCTTCATCTGCGAATTTGTAGATATTAGGAACAATCCCGCTCGTGGAGACCGTAATATGCCGCTGACCTATATTCAGGCCTTTCTCATGAATCATAATTCTCAGAAATTTCATTGTTGCGTCATAGTTTTCAAAAGGTTCACCTGTTCCCATGATAACGATACTGCTGACACGTTCATTTCTAGCATCCAATATCTTCTGGGCTTGAACCACTTGAGCAACAATCTCACCTGCTGTTAAATCTCTTTTCAATCCGCCTAGTGTAGATGCACAGAAAGTACATCCAACTCGACATCCTACTTGAGTCGTCACACAAACACTGTTCCCGTAATTATGTTTCATTACAACCGTCTCAATGGCGTGATCGTCATGTAGACCAAATAAGAATTTAACTGTTCCATCCTTTGATTCGAACTTCGTAATCTCTGACAGAGTTACGAATTGGAATTGATCTTCTAATTTCTGCCGTAACTCTTTAGATAAGTTACTCATTTCTTCGAATTTATTAACTCTTTTTACGTATATCCAATCAAAAATTTGTCCCGCTCGAAAAGCCGGTTCTCCGTTCTCTTTCGCCCACTCTTGTAGATCATCTAAGTTGTAATCATATATAAAGGGTTTCATTCTTTTCTCACCTGCTTAATTTATTCTTATGCATATCATTTCTCATTCTTCCTATTTTAACACAAATAAAAGGCACAATAAAAGAGAAAACCCGCTAAACCTTGTGGCTAGCGGATTATGGGAACTCATTTACTAGAAATTGACCTTACAATACTAAGAGATTCGCTGGATCCGAGCAATAAAGAACCCATCACTTTTGAAATCTTGAGGTAAGATTTGTATACCTCCACCACGTGATAGAGCAATTCTCTGTAGTTCAGTCCATGAAGATGGATGCTCCTCAGCTAGTCCGTATTGTGGATGGTTCTCCAAGAATCGTCTCACCATCTCTTCATTCTCTTGTGGCTCAATTGTACAAGTGCTGTATACCAAGATTCCTCCCACTCGTAACAAGGGCGAAATCTTCTCTAGGAGTTCATATTGCAAAGTCGCAATCCCTTCAATATCAGCCGGCTTCTTAGCCCATTTCAGGTCAGGTTTGCGTCGGATCACGCCAAGTCCGGAGCAAGGAGCGTCCAGTAAAATACGATCAAAGGAAGATTCCGAATATGCTTCACTCAAATTCAGAGCATCTCCAACAACTGTCTCAATTGAAGAAAGTCCCAGACGCTCGGCCTGTTCACGGATAAGTTTCTCTTTATGAGGGTACATATCATTTGCGATGATATGTCCATCATCCTTCATTAACTCAGCCATATGTGCGGTCTTACCACCAGGTGCAGCGCAGCAATCTAGAATTCTCATGCCAGGCATTGGTCCAACAGCTTCAGCGACTAGCATAGAACTTTCATCCTGTACGGATAATAATCCATCACGATACCAGTCCGTTAAGGCCATATTCCCACCACTCTTGATGAGAATGCCTTCCAATGTCAGTGAAGAAGGCATTGCCTCTATACCTTGTTCCGCCATCACCTTCATTAGCTTCTCACGGCTAATCATCGTTGTATTCACACGTACACTGATCGAAGGAGGTGTATTGTTGGCAATACAAATCTCTTCAGCAGCCTGTTCGCCGTATTGCGTAATCCAACGTTTCACCAACCATTTCGGATGGGAATGCTGTAATGCTATTCTTTCAGCTGGGGTTAGTCCTTCAGGTATAACTAACTCTTCCTTACTACGTAGTATACTGCGTAGCACTCCGTTTACCATCCCGGAAATCCCTTGATGTCCCTTACTCTTTGCTATATTAACAGCTTCATTCACTACCGCATGTGGCGGAATTCGATCCAAATACATCAATTGGTATAAGCTCATTCGTAATAGATTGCGCACCCATGGTTGTAGCTTGTCCAATCCTTTGGCCACATATCTTCTTAAGAAATAGTCTAGCGTGTTCAGACGAGCGATTGTTCCATACACTAATTCCGTTGTCAATGCTACATCTTCGCGGATTAACGCGGCTTTTTGCAATCCAGCATTCAACTGTAAGTTACTATATGCGCCTTCCTGTTCTACCTTAGTTAATACGTCCAATGCTAATTCACGCGCGGTTACTGTGTGATTCTTGTTGGGTTTACGATCATTGCTCATGACAATACTGTTCCTTTAACCATACTCGTACCTCGAACAAACGCTTCAACTTCCATGACTTTCTTTCCACTAGGCTGAACTTTAGTCAACCAGACCGAACCATCACCTGTCTTCACTTCTATTCCAAGTTCAGTTAGTTCAAGAACCGTGCCGGGAAGTGTAGCATCCTGCTGTGAAGATATAGCGGAGGGGGAAGCCGCCCATACTTTGAATACCTCACCCTCCCACAGAGTAAACGCTCCAGAGAAAGGAACTAATCCACGAACCTGATTGAAAATTTCTCGAGCGCTTCGGTTCCAATCGATTCGTTCATCTTCACGCTTGAGATTTGGCGAATAAGAAGCATCAACATCATTCTGTGGAATTCTGGTAACTATACCTTCAAGAAGGTTAGGTAGTTGTTCTTGTAGTAAAGTGGCTCCGACCTTACTTAGCTTCTCGAACATGGTGCCGGATGTATCTTTTTCCTCAATAGCCACTTTTACCTGAGCAATCATATCTCCGGTATCCAATCCCTCTGCCATGTACATCAGAGTAACACCCGTCACCAACTCACCGTTTATAATGGATCGTTGAATAGGTGCCCCCCCACGATACTTAGGCAATAGCGATCCATGAATGTTAACACAACCACGTGTTGGCAGATCCAATACTGCTTTAGGAAGAATCTGACCATAAGCTGCTGTTACAATTAGATCAGGTTTATATGCTGCTAGTTCTTCTACTGCATCCTTATTACGCATACGTTCAGGCTGCAACACAGGTAAACCGTATTCAAGGGCTACTTCCTTCACGGGCGTTGGTGTTAGTATTCGCTTGCGACCTTGTGGGCGATCAGGTTGTGTCACGACGGCAACAACCTGATACCCCTCTTCAAGGAGCATACGCAAACTGGGAACCGCAAACGCCGGTGTTCCCATAAATACGATATTCATGATGTCGTCATTCCTTTCCAAGTCGTTCTGGAATATATTCATACACTTTCTCTGCAATGTCAGTGAATAGTACACCGTTCAAGTGGTCAATCTCATGTAAGAAGGCACGAGCTAATAGTCCACTTCCCGTTATCGTAATTTCCTTACCTTCTGGATCAAGCCCTTTAACCGTTACCGTCTCAGCACGTCGAACATCACCATTAATTTTAGGAATGCTTAGACATCCTTCAGGACCGAACTGCTCTCCTTCAGCAGAGACAACTTCAGGGTTAATCAATTTGATCAATCCATTCTCATCTCCCACATCAACGACAATTAATCGTTTAAGAATTCCAACTTGAGGTGCAGCAAGACCTACGCCTTCAGCGTCATACATCGTATCTGCCATATCATTCAATAATTTCTGAACGTTTGGTGTAATTTTCTTTACTTCTTTAGCCATCTGGTGGAGCACTTCATCAGGTTCAATAACAATAATTCGAATGGACATTACAACTAACACCTTCCTTAAATAAAAGTTCATTTATTAATAATACGAAATGATTGAATAATAGGTGAATCAATTTCATAATCACGTAAACTATTATGAAATTGATTCATGTTACTCACATTAGCATTTGAGGATCAATGTCTACACTAATTTGAAAATGTTGATCATGCACCGCATCCTCTATCTGATGAGCTGCCTCTAAGACAAGCCCAATAGCATCGATGTTCCCACGCCATTTTATCATACATTGGAATCGGTATCTATTTTTAATCCTAGGAATAGGAGAAGCTATAGGACCAAGAATATCTAAGGCATCTGCTGATAACCGATCGAGACTACCCAACCAGCCCCGTTGTCTCGCTTTACCTTGCAGCGTAATAGCCATGTTCTCGGACATCCTCAATAGTAGTGGAAGCTGCTCATGGGACATGGTTACAAGAATTAACCGACAATATGGTGGATAATGAAGCCCTTTCCGGTGACGAAACTCATCTCTAACAAAAGAAGTATAGTCATGCCCACTCGCATGGATAATAGAATAATGTTCTGGTGTATATGACTGAATAAATACTTCACCGGGTAATTGATGTCTACCTGCACGTCCGGCTACCTGTGTCAATAACTGGAATGTTTTCTCTGCTGCACGGAAATCTGGTAGATTAAGCGCCGAATCGGCAGTAATGACTCCAACCAACGTAACATCAGGGAAATCTAAACCTTTAGCGACCATTTGTGTTCCGAGAAGGATATCGGCTTTCTTCTCTCCGAATTGTTTCAGTAACTTTTCGTGAGAGCCTTTCTCCGTTGTCGTATCTACATCCATACGGATAACACGAATTCCTGGGAATAACTTCGCAAGCTCCTCTTCCACACGCTGTGTACCTGTTCCAAAAAAACGAATATGCTCGCTACCACACTCTGGGCACACTTGTGGTGCAGATTCTGCATATCCACAGTAGTGACAACGTAAATTATTCGACTTCTGATGAAAGGTTAATGATATATCACATTCTGGACAACCCGCTACATAACCACAACTTCGGCACATAACAAATGTTGAATATCCCCGTCGATTAAGCAGCAAGACCATCTGTTCTTTCTTTTCTAGGCGTGTAGCAATGGCTTCATGTAAAGTTCGACTAAACATAGAGCGGTTTCCTACACGTAATTCTTCACGCATATCTACAATATGAACTTCAGGCATTTTATTGCCTAACGCACGTGTTGGCATCTCCAATAACCAAGGCGAGAAATCAGGATTAGCATGAGATCTTGCCGCATGATAGGTTTCTAAGGAGGGTGTAGCGGAGCCTAAAATGACTACTGCACCAATTTGTTGCGCACGATGAACCGCCACATTCCGCGCATGGTATTTCGGACTTTCCTCTTGCTTATATGATGTTTCATGCTCTTCATCCATAATGATCAGACCTAAGTTAGTAAATGGTGCAAATACAGCCGATCGAGCACCAACCACCACAGATGCTTTACCTTCACGAATCTTACGCCATTCATCATAGCGTTCCCCACCTGATAGGCGGCTGTGCATCACGGCAACCAAATCACCAAACCGTCCTTTGAATCGCTCAACCATTTGAGGCGTCAATGAAATCTCAGGTACAAGCACAATAGCTTCTCGCCCTTGCTCCAAACACCGTTGTATACTCTGTAAGTAAATCTCGGTCTTCCCGCTACCCGTCACACCATGAAGCAGAAATACACCATGCTCCTGTGACTCTAATGTATCCACAATTCGGTCATATGCGTTCTGTTGTTCTTCCGTAAAAGTGAGTGGAGTCGTTGGTTCGAAATGACGGCCCTGATAGGGGTCTCGTAATACTTCAACATCTTCAACCGTCACATATCCTTTATCAACAAGACTTTTCACCGTACCTGAAGTCACTTGTAATGCAGACATAATTGTTTTCATAGGTAGAGGAAGCAATTCCTT
Coding sequences within:
- a CDS encoding Stp1/IreP family PP2C-type Ser/Thr phosphatase codes for the protein MINYVQVSHIGNVRSINEDSVQVCNTDSGYTLGIVADGMGGHQAGEKASQFAVETILADLSALEKGMSSEALQAALSDAILRANDVIYHEAANNEQYHNMGTTAVVLLMNGTQGWIGHVGDSRAYKVAECKAIQLTEDHTLVNELYKNGQITEAELDTHPRRNVLTKAVGTDIEVTVDVDSVTLGPQEVLFLCSDGLTNMVSNQHLGQIVGMQEVTLAERADRLLQLALLAGGDDNITIALFELQNDVVLASVKEWDS
- the rlmN gene encoding 23S rRNA (adenine(2503)-C(2))-methyltransferase RlmN, giving the protein MKPFIYDYNLDDLQEWAKENGEPAFRAGQIFDWIYVKRVNKFEEMSNLSKELRQKLEDQFQFVTLSEITKFESKDGTVKFLFGLHDDHAIETVVMKHNYGNSVCVTTQVGCRVGCTFCASTLGGLKRDLTAGEIVAQVVQAQKILDARNERVSSIVIMGTGEPFENYDATMKFLRIMIHEKGLNIGQRHITVSTSGIVPNIYKFADEDTQINLAISIHAPNDALRSKLMPVNRRFPFADVMESLRYYLAKTGRRISFEYALIGGVNDQPEHAQELADVIKDMLCHVNLIPVNHVPERKYVRTSRNDIFQFQRILADNGVNVTIRREQGHDIAAACGQLRAKHMELR
- the rsmB gene encoding 16S rRNA (cytosine(967)-C(5))-methyltransferase RsmB — protein: MSNDRKPNKNHTVTARELALDVLTKVEQEGAYSNLQLNAGLQKAALIREDVALTTELVYGTIARLNTLDYFLRRYVAKGLDKLQPWVRNLLRMSLYQLMYLDRIPPHAVVNEAVNIAKSKGHQGISGMVNGVLRSILRSKEELVIPEGLTPAERIALQHSHPKWLVKRWITQYGEQAAEEICIANNTPPSISVRVNTTMISREKLMKVMAEQGIEAMPSSLTLEGILIKSGGNMALTDWYRDGLLSVQDESSMLVAEAVGPMPGMRILDCCAAPGGKTAHMAELMKDDGHIIANDMYPHKEKLIREQAERLGLSSIETVVGDALNLSEAYSESSFDRILLDAPCSGLGVIRRKPDLKWAKKPADIEGIATLQYELLEKISPLLRVGGILVYSTCTIEPQENEEMVRRFLENHPQYGLAEEHPSSWTELQRIALSRGGGIQILPQDFKSDGFFIARIQRIS
- the fmt gene encoding methionyl-tRNA formyltransferase; translated protein: MNIVFMGTPAFAVPSLRMLLEEGYQVVAVVTQPDRPQGRKRILTPTPVKEVALEYGLPVLQPERMRNKDAVEELAAYKPDLIVTAAYGQILPKAVLDLPTRGCVNIHGSLLPKYRGGAPIQRSIINGELVTGVTLMYMAEGLDTGDMIAQVKVAIEEKDTSGTMFEKLSKVGATLLQEQLPNLLEGIVTRIPQNDVDASYSPNLKREDERIDWNRSAREIFNQVRGLVPFSGAFTLWEGEVFKVWAASPSAISSQQDATLPGTVLELTELGIEVKTGDGSVWLTKVQPSGKKVMEVEAFVRGTSMVKGTVLS
- the def gene encoding peptide deformylase; its protein translation is MSIRIIVIEPDEVLHQMAKEVKKITPNVQKLLNDMADTMYDAEGVGLAAPQVGILKRLIVVDVGDENGLIKLINPEVVSAEGEQFGPEGCLSIPKINGDVRRAETVTVKGLDPEGKEITITGSGLLARAFLHEIDHLNGVLFTDIAEKVYEYIPERLGKE
- the priA gene encoding primosomal protein N', which encodes MEIAKVIVDVAVRETDRPFDYLIPDSMRAWIEVGSRVGVPFGHRTVQGFVIAIQPQEQSGSFKMKPIQEVLDIIPPLSVELIELAQWMSQQYACRFITALQVMVPTALKGKSERYISLADSNEERQLSPELEDSLFARQTFVQLGEEEIIDFVRRKAEVTMQQLSHAFPDQASTLKSLLRRGILQENRHIKDKLQKKTMKAVHLAIGSEEALEVIDQFPAKAKRQKEVLQFIYDSKELLPLPMKTIMSALQVTSGTVKSLVDKGYVTVEDVEVLRDPYQGRHFEPTTPLTFTEEQQNAYDRIVDTLESQEHGVFLLHGVTGSGKTEIYLQSIQRCLEQGREAIVLVPEISLTPQMVERFKGRFGDLVAVMHSRLSGGERYDEWRKIREGKASVVVGARSAVFAPFTNLGLIIMDEEHETSYKQEESPKYHARNVAVHRAQQIGAVVILGSATPSLETYHAARSHANPDFSPWLLEMPTRALGNKMPEVHIVDMREELRVGNRSMFSRTLHEAIATRLEKKEQMVLLLNRRGYSTFVMCRSCGYVAGCPECDISLTFHQKSNNLRCHYCGYAESAPQVCPECGSEHIRFFGTGTQRVEEELAKLFPGIRVIRMDVDTTTEKGSHEKLLKQFGEKKADILLGTQMVAKGLDFPDVTLVGVITADSALNLPDFRAAEKTFQLLTQVAGRAGRHQLPGEVFIQSYTPEHYSIIHASGHDYTSFVRDEFRHRKGLHYPPYCRLILVTMSHEQLPLLLRMSENMAITLQGKARQRGWLGSLDRLSADALDILGPIASPIPRIKNRYRFQCMIKWRGNIDAIGLVLEAAHQIEDAVHDQHFQISVDIDPQMLM